One genomic segment of Devosia sp. includes these proteins:
- the galU gene encoding UTP--glucose-1-phosphate uridylyltransferase GalU gives MSKRVRTAVFPVAGLGTRFLPATKAMPKEMLTVVDRPLIQYAVDEAREAGIEHFVFVTGRNKGVIEDHFDRQFELEATLESRGKTAALSELQKDLPSAGRTSFTRQQEPMGLGHAVWCARDIVGEQPFALLLPDMIFRAKPGVLKQMMDAYEERSGNIIGVEECAWEDVSSYGVVVRGDGDDKGFAINGMVEKPKREDAPSNLFISGRYILQPEIFSLLAEQTRGAGGEIQLTDAMQTLMKTQRFTGVKYDGKVFDCGSKLGFLTANVVFALDRDDIRPGFLDELRKLDLDEKL, from the coding sequence GTGTCCAAGCGAGTTCGTACCGCCGTTTTCCCCGTTGCAGGCCTCGGCACCCGCTTTCTGCCAGCCACCAAGGCCATGCCCAAGGAAATGCTGACGGTGGTGGACCGGCCACTGATTCAATATGCGGTGGATGAGGCGCGCGAAGCCGGTATCGAGCATTTCGTCTTCGTCACCGGCCGCAACAAGGGCGTCATCGAGGATCATTTCGATCGTCAGTTCGAACTTGAAGCGACCCTGGAAAGCCGCGGCAAGACAGCCGCGCTCAGCGAACTGCAGAAGGACCTGCCCTCGGCCGGCCGCACCAGCTTCACCCGGCAGCAGGAGCCGATGGGGCTCGGCCACGCCGTCTGGTGCGCCCGCGACATCGTCGGCGAGCAGCCCTTTGCCCTGCTCCTGCCCGACATGATTTTCCGCGCCAAGCCCGGCGTGCTCAAGCAGATGATGGACGCCTATGAGGAGCGCTCAGGCAATATCATCGGTGTCGAGGAATGTGCCTGGGAAGACGTATCGTCCTATGGCGTGGTGGTGCGCGGCGATGGCGACGACAAGGGCTTTGCCATCAACGGCATGGTCGAAAAGCCCAAGCGCGAGGACGCACCGTCCAATCTCTTCATTTCGGGCCGCTACATCCTCCAGCCGGAAATCTTCTCGCTTCTGGCAGAACAGACGCGGGGCGCCGGTGGGGAAATCCAGCTCACCGATGCCATGCAGACCCTGATGAAGACGCAGCGCTTCACCGGCGTCAAATATGACGGCAAGGTCTTTGACTGCGGCTCTAAATTGGGCTTTCTCACGGCCAATGTGGTGTTCGCGCTCGATCGCGATGACATTCGCCCCGGTTTCCTCGACGAACTGCGCAAGCTGGATCTTGACGAGAAACTCTAG
- a CDS encoding type II toxin-antitoxin system ParD family antitoxin: protein MSVKSSISLTDQQDAFVRAQVQSGRYASASAVLQQGLEMLRLKTEAESAEIEALRELLSRRMSGPFVSSEEMDARVQAMIERKRRALDVET from the coding sequence ATGAGCGTGAAGTCGTCAATCTCTTTGACAGATCAGCAGGACGCATTTGTGCGTGCACAGGTGCAAAGTGGGCGCTACGCCAGCGCCAGCGCGGTCCTGCAGCAGGGTCTTGAAATGTTGCGCCTCAAGACCGAAGCGGAGAGCGCCGAGATCGAAGCCCTGCGCGAACTGCTGAGCCGGCGTATGAGCGGACCATTTGTTTCCAGCGAAGAAATGGATGCGCGAGTGCAGGCCATGATCGAGCGCAAGCGGCGCGCACTCGATGTGGAGACTTGA
- the galE gene encoding UDP-glucose 4-epimerase GalE → MAVLVTGGAGYIGSHMVLNLADSGEDVVVLDNLVTGFDWAIDGRARFEAGNAGDIDRVTGLIKQYGITEIVHFAGSIVVPESVSNPLKYYANNTATSRNLIEAAVRGGVKHFIFSSTAAVYGMTGLAPVVETTPLNPMSPYGRSKLMTEWMLADVAAAHDITYGVLRYFNVAGADPGKRSGQSTPAATHLIKVACQVALGQREKMDIFGTDYETPDGTGVRDYIHVTDLIAAHALLLGHLRKGGESTTLNCAYGQGYSVREVVDTVREVSGVMLRADEGPRRAGDPASITATGEKVRTLLGWQPKHDDLKEIVETAYAWERHLMTRNR, encoded by the coding sequence ATGGCCGTGTTGGTCACTGGCGGTGCCGGATATATCGGCAGTCATATGGTTCTGAACCTGGCCGATAGTGGTGAAGATGTTGTTGTGCTGGACAATCTTGTCACCGGATTCGACTGGGCCATCGATGGCCGCGCCCGCTTCGAAGCGGGCAATGCCGGTGATATCGACCGCGTCACCGGCCTTATCAAGCAATACGGCATCACCGAGATCGTGCATTTCGCCGGCTCGATCGTGGTGCCCGAATCAGTGTCCAATCCGCTCAAATATTATGCGAACAATACCGCCACCTCGCGCAACCTGATCGAGGCCGCCGTCCGTGGCGGGGTCAAGCACTTCATCTTTTCTTCGACGGCGGCGGTCTATGGCATGACCGGCCTCGCGCCCGTCGTCGAGACCACCCCGCTCAACCCCATGTCACCCTATGGCCGGTCGAAACTGATGACCGAATGGATGCTGGCCGATGTGGCTGCAGCCCATGACATCACCTATGGCGTGCTGCGCTATTTCAACGTCGCCGGTGCCGATCCTGGCAAGCGCTCGGGCCAGTCGACCCCCGCAGCGACCCATCTCATCAAGGTGGCGTGCCAGGTGGCGCTGGGGCAGCGCGAAAAGATGGACATTTTCGGCACGGACTACGAGACACCGGACGGCACCGGCGTGCGCGACTATATCCACGTCACCGATCTCATCGCCGCTCATGCGCTGCTGCTTGGCCATTTGCGCAAGGGCGGGGAAAGCACGACGCTCAATTGTGCCTATGGGCAGGGCTATTCGGTGCGCGAAGTCGTCGACACGGTGCGCGAGGTGTCAGGCGTCATGCTGCGGGCCGATGAGGGTCCGCGGCGTGCCGGCGACCCGGCCTCGATTACCGCCACCGGTGAGAAGGTGCGCACGCTTCTCGGCTGGCAGCCGAAGCACGACGATCTCAAGGAAATCGTGGAAACCGCCTATGCCTGGGAACGTCATCTGATGACCCGAAACCGGTAG
- a CDS encoding penicillin-binding protein activator: MAPLPRRSVLLGLAGLMAGCAPGLQLGSRTWPWDAPAGSDATGPAPMPLPTTPAERFGRGPVNVALILPLSGEPAVMQLGTALANASRLAVAFIEANPNIGENITISLRDTGTTAAGATSAAQASVAEGAKLILGPLMAEQVSAAGAVARAANVPLIGFANNGNAAGPGVYVLNVLPEAEMKRALTYIREQGFRAPAGVFPATPYGEALATAFRQQAVAIGFSPSAVYTFSDVSEAGQIVAQAKPMIDMGTIDALFMPDRASAPVFAGALQQAGAISELMQVVGSADWSNDASLASQPGLAGAIYPAVDASGLEAIRADYQARFGSPPPQMATMAYTATILANVNTLSLAPVPYDASLLTNPSGFNGRDGLFRFLSNGRSEYGLTIRKIGAGGAVSTVEGVKL; the protein is encoded by the coding sequence ATGGCACCCCTGCCGCGCCGTTCGGTGCTTTTGGGGCTGGCCGGGCTGATGGCCGGGTGTGCGCCGGGTCTGCAACTGGGTTCGCGGACCTGGCCTTGGGACGCGCCTGCGGGAAGTGATGCTACCGGTCCTGCCCCCATGCCGCTGCCGACGACACCGGCCGAGCGGTTCGGGCGGGGGCCGGTCAATGTGGCGCTGATCCTGCCGTTGAGCGGCGAGCCTGCCGTCATGCAGCTGGGGACCGCGCTGGCCAATGCCAGCCGCCTTGCCGTGGCCTTCATCGAAGCCAATCCCAATATTGGCGAGAACATCACCATATCGCTGCGCGATACCGGCACGACGGCGGCCGGGGCGACGAGTGCGGCGCAGGCTTCCGTGGCCGAGGGCGCCAAGCTGATCCTGGGGCCGCTGATGGCCGAGCAGGTGAGCGCGGCCGGCGCGGTGGCGCGGGCAGCCAATGTGCCGCTCATCGGCTTTGCCAATAATGGCAATGCGGCCGGGCCTGGCGTCTATGTCCTCAATGTCCTGCCCGAAGCGGAGATGAAGCGGGCCCTGACCTATATCCGCGAACAGGGTTTTCGCGCGCCCGCTGGCGTGTTTCCGGCCACGCCCTATGGCGAGGCCCTGGCCACCGCCTTCCGGCAACAGGCCGTGGCCATCGGGTTTTCCCCCAGCGCCGTCTATACCTTCAGCGATGTGAGCGAAGCGGGTCAGATCGTGGCGCAGGCCAAGCCGATGATCGACATGGGCACGATCGATGCGCTGTTCATGCCCGACCGCGCCAGCGCCCCGGTCTTTGCCGGCGCCCTGCAGCAGGCCGGCGCGATCAGCGAACTCATGCAGGTGGTGGGCTCGGCCGACTGGAGCAATGACGCGAGCCTGGCGAGCCAGCCGGGTCTTGCCGGTGCCATCTATCCGGCGGTGGATGCCAGCGGGCTCGAGGCCATAAGAGCCGATTACCAGGCCCGGTTCGGCAGCCCGCCGCCGCAGATGGCCACCATGGCCTATACGGCGACGATCCTTGCCAATGTGAACACATTGTCGCTGGCACCGGTGCCCTATGATGCCAGCCTTCTGACCAATCCCTCCGGCTTCAACGGGCGGGACGGGCTGTTCCGCTTCCTCAGCAATGGCCGCAGCGAATATGGCCTCACGATCCGCAAGATCGGCGCGGGCGGCGCCGTCAGTACCGTCGAGGGCGTAAAGCTTTAG
- a CDS encoding YraN family protein — MQRSRSKTPDSARRAAERRGHRAERLAEIYLLAKFYRIRDRRFKTPVGEIDLVVEKAGAIVFVEVKARMRGTEEAAAMAGVNRSRITRAAQYWLARNPSLSNRDMRFDVIFLAPGRWPRHLINAFSAA, encoded by the coding sequence ATGCAGCGCTCGCGCTCAAAGACGCCCGATAGCGCCCGCCGCGCGGCCGAACGCAGGGGCCATCGCGCCGAACGCCTGGCGGAAATCTATCTCCTGGCCAAGTTCTACCGCATCCGCGACCGGCGCTTCAAAACGCCGGTCGGGGAAATCGATCTTGTCGTCGAAAAGGCCGGTGCCATTGTCTTTGTCGAGGTAAAAGCGCGTATGCGCGGCACCGAGGAAGCCGCCGCCATGGCCGGGGTCAACCGGTCTCGGATCACCCGCGCCGCGCAATATTGGCTGGCCCGCAACCCCTCCCTTTCCAATCGCGATATGCGGTTCGATGTGATTTTCCTTGCGCCCGGCCGCTGGCCACGCCATCTCATCAATGCCTTTTCCGCAGCCTGA
- a CDS encoding serine hydrolase domain-containing protein yields MPPLGNIVEGSVASAIEQGIPSSIAVHFGGEFYSHVHGFWPSGRAVEPSDPFYAASLAKQITGAAVACLVRDGRLAAGARASDILTEDRAWLGAITIGHLLHHTGGLPAAGVLEAMCSATRWTDELVFERLRQMPRLIDPGLEHNYSNAGYVVLARVVERISGLLFAEFVRQAILDPLGLGEMCVSARSGHPQSEQWGLLGPVLPLSRGDGGIWTTARAFVTWLQSQNSNELGLESLVTTDTTLRDGSPVGYGWGLGLRTFAGTRAYIHGGGWPGASAKIIRSPSLDLALVGLAAGPQAQSIQAVVDALYARLAGDAAPHGVGGMAQMS; encoded by the coding sequence ATGCCGCCGCTCGGGAATATCGTCGAGGGCAGTGTTGCGTCGGCAATCGAGCAGGGGATCCCATCGTCAATTGCTGTCCATTTCGGTGGCGAATTCTATTCACATGTGCACGGCTTCTGGCCTTCGGGCCGGGCCGTCGAACCTTCTGACCCCTTCTATGCCGCCAGCCTTGCCAAGCAGATCACGGGGGCAGCCGTCGCTTGTCTGGTGCGCGATGGTCGTCTCGCGGCCGGTGCACGCGCATCCGACATCCTGACCGAAGACCGCGCCTGGCTTGGCGCCATTACCATTGGACACCTCCTGCATCACACCGGCGGGCTGCCTGCCGCCGGGGTTTTGGAAGCCATGTGTTCGGCAACGCGTTGGACAGATGAGCTTGTTTTTGAGCGTCTCAGGCAAATGCCGCGGCTCATTGATCCTGGCCTTGAGCACAACTACTCAAATGCGGGCTACGTCGTGTTGGCGCGCGTGGTCGAGCGCATTTCCGGGCTCCTGTTTGCCGAATTTGTTCGCCAAGCGATTCTTGACCCACTGGGATTGGGCGAGATGTGCGTTTCGGCGCGTTCTGGTCACCCGCAGAGCGAACAATGGGGCTTGTTGGGCCCAGTCCTGCCTCTCTCCCGAGGGGATGGAGGGATTTGGACCACCGCGCGTGCTTTTGTAACGTGGTTGCAGTCGCAGAACAGCAATGAACTCGGTCTGGAAAGTTTGGTCACAACGGACACAACCCTGAGGGACGGTTCGCCCGTGGGTTATGGTTGGGGCCTGGGCCTGCGAACATTCGCTGGTACCAGGGCCTACATTCACGGGGGAGGCTGGCCCGGAGCGAGTGCGAAGATCATCCGCTCCCCGAGCCTGGATCTGGCCCTTGTCGGGCTTGCGGCTGGCCCTCAGGCGCAGTCGATCCAGGCCGTTGTTGATGCGCTTTACGCGCGGCTAGCCGGTGACGCCGCGCCCCACGGGGTTGGCGGCATGGCCCAAATGTCCTAG
- a CDS encoding lytic murein transglycosylase codes for MRALWIALTMLIAPAASAQPAGSFDAFVAQFRAEALAGGVSAAAYDRAMSGLTPDPRVPNLVETQPEFTTPMWDYLDARVTAGRIERGRTALSRNSDLFSAVGQTYGVDPYVLGAIWGMETDYGAVLSNDGLIRPIVRSLATVAWQQRSRFVEDKADLVAALRLTEANGGVSPVGSWAGAIGHLQVNPSNVIAHGTDGDGDNRVDLHNSLPDALATSATYLRRLGYQPGLDWGFEVDVPVGFDYLLADREQMRPISFFAERGITRVAGRPFGSLDIPVFLYVPAGKDGPKFLMTGNYLVFKGYNFSDSYAMAVAHLTDRLKGGGAFVTPWPRSTSFPNLAQRKAIQEKLGQLGFYAGAVDGRIGPVTQAAYARFQAQMGQVADGFVTRQAYESLMAAGQ; via the coding sequence ATGCGCGCGCTCTGGATCGCCCTCACCATGCTCATTGCCCCGGCCGCGTCGGCACAGCCGGCGGGCAGCTTTGACGCTTTCGTTGCGCAATTCAGAGCCGAGGCCCTGGCCGGCGGCGTCAGCGCCGCGGCCTATGATCGGGCCATGAGCGGCCTCACACCCGATCCGCGCGTGCCGAACCTGGTCGAGACCCAGCCCGAATTCACGACGCCGATGTGGGACTATCTGGACGCCCGCGTCACCGCCGGGCGCATCGAGCGGGGCCGGACCGCGCTGAGCCGCAATAGCGACCTGTTTTCTGCCGTGGGCCAGACTTACGGCGTCGACCCCTATGTGCTGGGCGCCATCTGGGGCATGGAGACAGACTATGGCGCTGTCCTGTCCAATGACGGCCTGATCCGGCCCATCGTGCGCTCGCTGGCAACGGTCGCCTGGCAACAGCGCAGCCGCTTCGTCGAGGACAAGGCTGATCTCGTCGCGGCGCTGCGCCTGACGGAAGCCAATGGCGGCGTGTCACCGGTGGGCTCATGGGCCGGCGCCATCGGCCATCTTCAGGTCAATCCATCCAATGTGATCGCCCACGGTACCGACGGCGATGGCGACAATCGCGTCGATCTGCACAATTCGTTGCCCGATGCCCTTGCCACCAGCGCCACCTACCTGCGCCGGCTGGGTTATCAGCCTGGACTCGACTGGGGTTTCGAGGTGGATGTTCCCGTCGGGTTCGACTATCTGCTGGCCGATCGCGAACAGATGCGGCCGATCAGTTTCTTTGCCGAGCGCGGCATTACCCGCGTTGCCGGACGTCCGTTCGGATCGCTCGATATCCCGGTTTTTCTCTATGTTCCGGCCGGCAAGGATGGCCCGAAATTCCTGATGACCGGCAACTACCTTGTCTTCAAGGGCTACAATTTCTCCGACAGCTACGCCATGGCGGTGGCCCATCTCACCGACCGGCTCAAGGGCGGGGGCGCCTTTGTCACCCCCTGGCCACGCAGTACCAGTTTCCCCAATCTGGCGCAGCGCAAGGCCATTCAGGAAAAGCTGGGGCAGCTCGGCTTTTATGCCGGTGCCGTTGACGGCCGCATCGGACCGGTCACCCAGGCCGCCTATGCGCGCTTCCAGGCGCAGATGGGCCAGGTTGCCGATGGTTTCGTCACCCGGCAGGCCTATGAAAGCCTGATGGCGGCGGGCCAGTAA
- the rsmI gene encoding 16S rRNA (cytidine(1402)-2'-O)-methyltransferase — translation MSEQQRDYFIAGTPFAAPPLPAGLYVVATPIGNLRDITLRALEVLAAAELVLCEDTRTSAKLLDHYGIKAKRQAFHDHNERERADDIAARIAAGAAIALISDAGTPLLSDPGFPLIRVLAEQDLPVFPIPGASALLSALVVAGLPTDAFAFHGFLPPKAGARVNALKKHMDSRETLVFYESPRRLADTLQAMAETFGDRPAAVALELTKRFERTHRGLLSELASQFAQGETKGEAVIVVSGATQASTPDAADWQAELSEAMKDQPVRAAVDEIAARYGLRRKDVYDAALALKDAR, via the coding sequence ATGAGCGAACAGCAGCGCGACTATTTCATTGCCGGCACGCCCTTTGCCGCCCCGCCGCTGCCGGCCGGCCTCTATGTCGTGGCCACCCCGATCGGCAATTTGCGCGATATCACCTTGCGCGCGCTGGAAGTTCTGGCGGCCGCCGAACTGGTCCTCTGTGAGGACACCCGCACGTCCGCCAAACTGCTCGATCACTATGGCATCAAGGCAAAACGTCAGGCTTTTCATGATCATAACGAGCGCGAGCGCGCCGACGACATTGCCGCTCGCATCGCCGCCGGCGCCGCGATTGCCCTGATTTCCGATGCCGGAACGCCGCTCTTGTCCGATCCGGGCTTTCCCCTGATCCGGGTCCTGGCAGAACAGGATCTGCCGGTCTTTCCCATCCCGGGCGCCTCGGCGCTTCTGTCCGCGCTGGTGGTCGCGGGCCTGCCCACCGATGCGTTCGCCTTTCACGGCTTCCTGCCGCCCAAGGCCGGCGCCAGGGTCAATGCCTTGAAAAAGCACATGGATTCACGTGAAACACTGGTGTTCTACGAATCCCCCCGCCGCCTGGCCGATACGCTTCAGGCCATGGCCGAAACCTTCGGGGATCGCCCGGCCGCCGTGGCCCTGGAGTTGACCAAGCGGTTCGAGCGGACGCATCGCGGCCTGTTGTCGGAGCTGGCCAGCCAGTTCGCCCAGGGCGAGACCAAGGGCGAGGCGGTCATCGTGGTTTCTGGCGCCACCCAGGCATCCACGCCGGATGCCGCCGATTGGCAGGCGGAATTATCCGAGGCCATGAAGGACCAGCCCGTCCGCGCCGCCGTCGATGAAATTGCCGCCCGCTACGGCCTCAGGCGCAAGGATGTCTATGATGCAGCGCTCGCGCTCAAAGACGCCCGATAG
- a CDS encoding MarC family protein, giving the protein MNTFLVAFATLFATVGVADIAFIFAALTKDNTPAQRRAFAIRGTLVALAILLFFGLLGNAILDVFGITIPALRTAGGVLLLLIAIDMVFARHSGGTGTTDEEEDEAKHSPDISIFPLAMPLMAGPGAISAVILLTTSAKSDLEFWLVLLAVVATLLLAFLTLLIAIPIQRLLGLTGLSVVSRVVGILLAALAVQFVFDGIRTSGLLGAAA; this is encoded by the coding sequence ATGAATACCTTTCTTGTTGCTTTTGCCACGCTGTTCGCCACAGTCGGCGTGGCCGATATCGCCTTCATCTTTGCGGCCCTGACCAAGGACAATACCCCGGCCCAGCGGCGAGCCTTTGCCATCCGCGGCACCCTTGTGGCGCTGGCGATCCTTTTGTTCTTCGGCCTTTTGGGCAATGCCATCCTCGATGTGTTCGGCATTACCATCCCGGCGTTGCGCACGGCCGGCGGCGTCCTGCTCCTGCTCATCGCCATCGACATGGTCTTTGCCCGCCATTCCGGCGGTACCGGCACGACCGACGAGGAAGAGGACGAAGCCAAGCACTCTCCCGATATTTCCATCTTTCCCCTGGCCATGCCGCTGATGGCCGGCCCCGGCGCCATCAGCGCGGTGATCCTTTTGACCACCAGTGCCAAGTCCGACCTCGAATTCTGGTTGGTCCTGCTGGCTGTTGTCGCGACCCTGCTTCTCGCTTTCCTCACCCTGCTGATCGCCATACCCATCCAGCGCCTGCTGGGTCTGACCGGGCTATCGGTGGTATCGCGTGTGGTGGGCATCCTGCTGGCGGCTCTGGCCGTGCAGTTCGTGTTCGACGGCATCCGCACCAGCGGGCTTCTGGGCGCTGCTGCCTGA
- a CDS encoding DUF459 domain-containing protein, whose product MARIVALVLFVLVAWTGAVPVQAQTGLGDRFEVAQQEQRRPRTLFDLLFGDEQKQAPPPVQQQQRQTQPRQVAPAPAALPPPKPLVEKAPGATRLAVFGDSLAVDLAKALERFYAEDPNLVVIGQGVGSSGFVRDDYFDWNKAITEQIAADSFDLAVVIIGINDRQELRSDGTSLAPLTDQWTAAYRARLGNFLGALRTARKPVIWIGLPPMSRSEYSTAISQISNLQKLAAFSGGAEFIDIYDRFLGEDGKYSAYGPDVSGQNARMRKDDGIHFSAAGSDKLAFYISQSMRTFYRGGGLSVAIADPLSGTDAAAMLRPPYQGLGQTRLLEVAGAVLPLSRAPQRATDLLLATGAETATGTTFSLEQLMEAPVGRVDAFGLGVDPEQVDDDPAAAQ is encoded by the coding sequence ATGGCCCGAATAGTTGCGCTGGTACTGTTTGTCCTTGTTGCCTGGACCGGCGCAGTGCCGGTTCAGGCCCAGACTGGCCTTGGCGATCGTTTCGAGGTGGCGCAGCAGGAACAACGCCGCCCGCGGACGCTGTTCGATCTCCTGTTCGGGGACGAACAGAAACAGGCGCCACCCCCCGTTCAGCAACAACAGCGCCAGACCCAGCCCCGCCAGGTGGCGCCGGCCCCGGCGGCGCTACCGCCGCCCAAGCCCCTGGTTGAAAAGGCGCCCGGCGCCACGCGGCTGGCCGTGTTCGGCGATTCCCTGGCGGTTGATCTCGCCAAGGCTCTCGAGCGCTTCTATGCCGAGGACCCCAATCTGGTCGTGATCGGCCAGGGCGTTGGCTCATCCGGTTTCGTCCGCGACGATTATTTCGACTGGAACAAGGCCATCACCGAGCAGATCGCTGCTGACAGTTTTGATCTGGCCGTGGTCATTATCGGCATCAATGACCGGCAGGAACTGCGCAGCGACGGCACGAGTCTGGCGCCGCTGACCGATCAGTGGACCGCTGCCTACCGGGCGCGGCTCGGCAATTTTCTGGGCGCGCTGCGCACGGCCCGCAAGCCGGTGATCTGGATCGGCCTGCCGCCCATGTCGCGCAGCGAATATTCGACCGCCATCAGCCAGATCAGCAATCTGCAGAAGCTGGCGGCGTTTTCGGGCGGTGCCGAATTCATCGATATCTATGACCGGTTCCTGGGAGAAGACGGCAAATATTCCGCCTACGGGCCCGATGTCAGCGGCCAGAATGCCCGCATGCGCAAGGACGACGGCATCCATTTCTCGGCCGCCGGGTCAGACAAGCTGGCATTTTACATCAGCCAGTCAATGCGCACCTTCTATCGCGGTGGCGGCCTGTCCGTCGCCATTGCCGACCCCCTGTCGGGCACCGATGCCGCCGCCATGTTGCGGCCGCCCTATCAGGGTCTCGGCCAGACAAGGCTGCTCGAGGTCGCCGGGGCGGTTCTGCCGCTCAGCCGGGCGCCACAACGCGCCACCGATCTGCTCCTGGCGACGGGGGCGGAAACGGCAACCGGCACGACGTTTTCACTTGAGCAACTCATGGAAGCGCCGGTGGGGCGCGTCGATGCCTTTGGTCTCGGAGTCGACCCCGAGCAGGTGGACGACGACCCGGCCGCGGCTCAATAG
- a CDS encoding type II toxin-antitoxin system RelE/ParE family toxin, translated as MWRLDYSEAALRDFELIFDHLFEAYCHLGDPPPVAVERAAERLRVLRSEIGRLVQTPAIGTLRIELHPNLRFVRRANAAVWFVSDPEHQTMTVIAVFYGAQDHIRHMITRLLEEE; from the coding sequence ATGTGGAGACTTGATTATTCCGAGGCCGCCCTCCGCGACTTTGAGCTCATCTTCGACCATTTGTTCGAGGCCTATTGCCATTTGGGGGACCCTCCGCCAGTTGCAGTAGAGCGCGCCGCTGAAAGACTTCGCGTCCTGCGCAGTGAAATCGGCCGTCTCGTGCAAACACCAGCCATCGGCACCCTGCGCATCGAACTCCACCCCAACTTGCGGTTTGTTCGGCGGGCCAATGCAGCCGTATGGTTCGTTTCCGATCCCGAACATCAAACGATGACCGTCATCGCCGTCTTCTACGGTGCACAGGACCATATTCGCCACATGATTACCCGCCTGTTGGAGGAGGAGTAA
- the gshB gene encoding glutathione synthase, with protein sequence MTLKVAVQMDHVATINPTGDSTFAMMLEAQARGHELVHYTPDTLSMRDNSVSALVQPITVTDAEKGRHFSLGEAARVDLASQDVVLMRQDPPFDMNYITLTHLLERIHPRTLVVNPPAAVRNAPEKILVTEFPELMPPTLVTRDRAEIHAFRKEHGNIIVKPLYGNGGAGVFFIQEGDHNLASLLELFEANYREPFMIQRYLPDVRKGDKRIIIVDGEPVMGLNRIPADGEARSNMHVGGRPELSPLTERELEICATIAPALKERDMIFVGIDVIGGYLTEINVTSPTGIREIKRFGGPDIAALIWNAIEKRRA encoded by the coding sequence ATGACCCTCAAAGTCGCAGTCCAGATGGACCATGTCGCCACCATCAATCCCACGGGCGATTCGACCTTCGCCATGATGCTGGAGGCCCAGGCCCGCGGGCATGAACTGGTCCACTACACGCCCGATACGCTCTCCATGCGCGATAACAGCGTCAGCGCGCTGGTCCAACCGATCACGGTGACCGACGCGGAAAAGGGCCGCCATTTTTCCCTTGGCGAGGCCGCGCGCGTGGATCTGGCGAGCCAGGATGTGGTGCTGATGCGCCAGGACCCGCCCTTCGACATGAATTACATCACGCTGACGCACCTGCTCGAGCGCATCCATCCCAGGACCCTGGTGGTCAATCCGCCCGCCGCCGTGCGCAATGCGCCCGAAAAGATCCTCGTCACCGAATTTCCGGAGCTGATGCCGCCGACCCTGGTCACGCGCGACCGGGCCGAGATCCATGCTTTCCGCAAGGAGCACGGCAATATCATCGTCAAGCCGCTCTACGGCAATGGCGGGGCCGGCGTGTTCTTCATCCAGGAAGGCGACCATAACCTGGCCAGCCTGCTCGAACTGTTCGAGGCCAATTATCGCGAGCCGTTCATGATCCAGCGCTACCTGCCGGACGTGCGCAAGGGCGACAAGCGCATCATCATCGTGGATGGCGAGCCGGTCATGGGCCTCAACCGCATCCCCGCCGACGGCGAGGCGCGCTCCAACATGCATGTGGGTGGGCGCCCCGAGCTTTCCCCGCTGACCGAGCGCGAACTGGAAATCTGCGCGACGATCGCCCCCGCGCTCAAGGAGCGGGACATGATCTTTGTCGGCATCGATGTCATCGGCGGCTATCTGACCGAAATCAACGTCACCTCGCCCACCGGCATCCGCGAAATCAAACGCTTCGGCGGCCCCGACATCGCCGCCCTGATCTGGAACGCCATCGAAAAACGTCGGGCATAG